Proteins from one Megalopta genalis isolate 19385.01 chromosome 1, iyMegGena1_principal, whole genome shotgun sequence genomic window:
- the Srrm234 gene encoding serine-arginine repetitive matrix 2/3/4 isoform X1 — MYNGIGLQTPRGSGTNGHVQRNWAIVRKTKEKVTYKSDEGKLDQLNKQPNKEILDHVRKRKVEVKCAELADILEEQGFTTEEVKKKVESYRSMLMGSEAKPPVPRDEFGRVNVRETHQIAEAQQEKNAKLREAFGISEFFVEGSSLDPERHAREAEARAAASKVYELVRTPSPAPDTTSAPEKKKRKRSGSTSKKKKGKKHKKERSESPKASKKKEKSKKKKKEKKHKKAEASSSDSESSDASDDSSSSETESKKKKKKKKKKSKAEAKEKHEKKKAAVKRKHQSSESSSDSSPERPKKSMKHDKAVEKAKNDEPETTAKELRSNRSPKKQERGRNETPPPKKKDSPVKKTAPEKKEKSPVAHKSPPPRRHRSPSRSRVDRGRSPRRYSRSRRVSPSPRRRRVSRSPRRYNRYSVSRSRSRSRYDRYGSRRRPSPLPRRRRSDSRRRSRSPRRQRDRRERSRERRRSRSRTRSKSRRSTLSYSPVRKNPERYKHILEDKKKRDPKKNHDNKRKSRSISKTRKIRTITPRVRLRSSSEDETDMADEEPKPEDEERLKELHTLKRLQSGLAAKARESIGKKVISPVKIKIEKKEDSVLDIALPIDPPKMIQNIVGPMQEKSKSKSPISHLPAIQSPVSSRSPSPALPLTREEAAIKIRSPSESPPPLPQTLNKINSTSPSLATKTNHRPKSPIVVKKTSPILLRKNSSESKSSSHSPPVSQKEAPIKLRSPSESPPPIPANTTKAKRPDSPTASKKNSPISRKHSPRDKSYSRSRSRSYTRSVSPEKRSSRSPRCRSRSPSRDKKSRSLSRSKKSPTPRHRSPTSPSKSKKSPKSPARTKRVTRSRSSSESKHSASRSPSHSKKSPSHSPEKSRSRSRTRSLSKRSRSRSLSKKSRSRSLSKKSRSRSLSKKSRSRSLSKKSRSRSRSLSRISRDKEKRSRSRSSSRSSLSSRHSRRSFSSSSRSSSSVSSRSSRSTSSSSASSRSRSPSIPRRHGSPSFLDRRRITSARKRPIPYHRPTPTPPSSPSSSDSSRHSNWSSPSHRSSCSPSRSPSYTR, encoded by the exons ATGTACAATGGTATCGGATTGCAGACACCGCGTGGCTCAGGGACAAATGGACATGTCCAAAGAAATTGGGCGATTGTACGCAAAACGAAAGAGAAGGTTACATATAAGTCTGACGAAGGGAAATTAGATCAGCTCAACAAGCAACCGAACAAGGAGATTCTTGACCATGTTAGGAAACGGAAGGTTGAAGTTAAGTGTGCAGAATTGGCTGATATATTGGAGGAACAAGG TTTTACAACTGAGGAAGTAAAAAAGAAAGTAGAGTCATACAGATCTATGTTAATGGGAAGCGAAGCCAAACCACCGGTACCTAGAGATGAATTTGGCCGTGTAAA TGTTCGCGAGACACATCAGATTGCCGAGGCGCAGCAAGAGAAAAATGCAAAGCTACGAGAAGCATTCGGTATATCGGAGTTCTTCGTGGAGGGAAGTAGCCTAGATCCGGAGAGACACGCGCGCGAGGCTGAAGCGAGAGCTGCTGCTAGCAAAGTGTACGAATTGGTGAGAACGCCAAGCCCGGCGCCGGATACCACGTCTGCCccagaaaagaagaaaagaaaacgatCCGGTAGCACTAGCaagaagaaaaaaggaaagaagcACAAGAAGGAAAG GTCGGAATCTCCTAAGGCTagcaagaaaaaagaaaagtcgaagaagaagaaaaaggagaaaaagCACAAGAAGGCTGAGGCTAGTTCCTCTGATAGCGAATCCAGTGATGCGTCGGATGATAGCAG TTCCTCAGAAACTGAgtcaaagaagaaaaagaaaaagaagaagaaaaagtccAAAGCTGAGGCAAAAGAAAAGCATGAG AAGAAAAAAGCAGCTGTCAAGAGGAAGCATCAGTCATCTGAGAGCTCGTCCGACAG CTCCCCAGAGAGACCCAAAAAGTCTATGAAACATGATAAAGCCGTAGAAAAAGCAAAGAACGACGAGCCAGAAACTACGGCCAAAGAGCTACGATCAAACCGATCGCCGAAGAAACAAGAAAGGGGTCGAAACGAGACTCCGCCTCCAAAAAAGAAAGATTCTCCCGTTAAAAAAACAGCTCCTGAGAAGAAGGAGAAGTCACCGGTTGCACACAAAAGCCCACCGCCAAGGCGTCACAGATCACCGTCGAGGAGCAGAGTCGATAGAGGAAGGTCTCCTAGACGGTATTCAAGGTCACGGCGAGTGAGTCCCTCGCCTAGAAGGAGGAGAGTGTCGAGGTCACCTAGGAGATACAACAGATACTCGGTATCCAGAAGCAGAAGTCGATCGAGGTACGATCGCTATGGATCTCGGCGCAGACCGTCACCTCTTCCTAGGCGTAGGAGGTCCGACTCCAGAAGAAGGTCAAGATCTCCCAGAAGACAGAGGGACAGACGAGAAAGATCTAGAGAGCGCCGCAGGAGCCGTAGCAGGACCAGAAGCAAGTCCAGGCGATCTACTCTGAGCTACTCCCCTGTAAGAAAGAACCCCGAACGATACAAGCATATCCTGGAAGACAAAAAGAAGCGAGATCCGAAGAAGAACCATGACAACAAGCGTAAATCTCGGTCGATCTCCAAAACCAGAAAGATCAGAACTATAACGCCCAGGGTAAGGCTCCGCTCCTCCAGCGAAGATGAAACCGACATGGCGGACGAAGAGCCGAAACCGGAAGATGAAGAACGGTTGAAGGAATTGCACACTCTGAAGCGTCTGCAGAGTGGGCTGGCAGCTAAGGCCAGGGAGTCCATCGGGAAAAAAGTTATAAGCCCTGTGAAGATAAAGATAGAGAAGAAAGAGGACAGCGTACTCGATATTGCTTTACCGATCGATCCACCGAAAATGATACAGAACATTGTTGGTCCCATGCAGGAGAAATCTAAGTCAAAGTCGCCGATATCGCATCTACCTGCCATCCAATCGCCGGTGTCCAGCAGATCACCTTCGCCGGCATTACCGCTCACACGGGAGGAGGCAGCTATAAAGATACGATCTCCTAGCGAGTCTCCTCCTCCGTTGCCCCAAACATTGAACAAGATAAACTCTACCTCACCGAGTCTAGCTACCAAGACAAACCATCGTCCTAAGTCTCCGATCGTTGTGAAAAAAACCTCCCCAATCTTATTGAGGAAGAACTCGTCGGAAAGCAAATCGTCTTCGCATTCGCCACCGGTCTCTCAGAAAGAAGCTCCCATAAAGCTGCGTTCTCCTAGCGAGTCTCCGCCTCCGATACCAGCTAACACGACCAAGGCGAAACGGCCAGATTCTCCGACCGCTTCGAAGAAGAACTCACCAATTTCCAGGAAGCACTCTCCAAGAGACAAATCCTACTCCAGATCACGTTCCAGATCCTACACGAGATCAGTATCCCCGGAGAAACGGTCTTCCAGATCTCCCAGATGCCGATCAAGGTCGCCCTCGAGGGACAAAAAGTCGCGTTCTTTGTCAAGAAGCAAGAAGTCACCTACTCCTAGACATAGGTCACCCACGTCTCCATCAAAGTCCAAGAAGTCACCTAAGTCTCCAGCCAGGACGAAGAGGGTGACCAGATCACGATCTTCCTCGGAGTCAAAACACTCTGCATCCAGGTCGCCTTCGCACTCCAAGAAGTCTCCCTCCCACTCGCCGGAGAAGTCCAGGTCCAGGAGCAGGACAAGGTCGTTGTCGAAGAGGTCCAGAAGCCGTTCTTTATCGAAGAAGTCGAGGAGCAGGTCGCTGTCCAAGAAATCACGGAGCAGATCGCTGTCGAAGAAGTCCAGGAGTAGATCCTTGTCGAAGAAGTCGAGGAGCAGATCAAGGTCATTGTCCAGGATATCGCGTGACAAAGAGAAAAGAAGTCGCAGCAGGAGCAGTTCGCGTTCTTCTTTAAG TTCAAGACACAGTCGTAGGAGTTTTTCTAGTTCATCAAGATCATCCAGCAGCGTCTCCAGCAGATCCTCCCGTTCGACATCTAGTTCTTCAGCTTCCAGCCGATCTCGATCCCCGTCTATACCGCGACGCCATGGTTCTCCAAGTTTCCTAGACAGGCGTCGAATCACGAG TGCCAGGAAGCGACCAATTCCATATCACCGACCTACTCCGACACCACCTTCTTCACCGAGTAGCTCAGATAGCAGCAGACATAGTAATTGGTCAAGTCCGAGTCACCGATCAAGTTGTTCCCCGAGTCGGAGTCCATCGTACACGCGTTGA
- the Srrm234 gene encoding serine-arginine repetitive matrix 2/3/4 isoform X3 produces MYNGIGLQTPRGSGTNGHVQRNWAIVRKTKEKVTYKSDEGKLDQLNKQPNKEILDHVRKRKVEVKCAELADILEEQGFTTEEVKKKVESYRSMLMGSEAKPPVPRDEFGRVNVRETHQIAEAQQEKNAKLREAFGISEFFVEGSSLDPERHAREAEARAAASKVYELVRTPSPAPDTTSAPEKKKRKRSGSTSKKKKGKKHKKERSESPKASKKKEKSKKKKKEKKHKKAEASSSDSESSDASDDSSSSETESKKKKKKKKKKSKAEAKEKHEKKKAAVKRKHQSSESSSDSSPERPKKSMKHDKAVEKAKNDEPETTAKELRSNRSPKKQERGRNETPPPKKKDSPVKKTAPEKKEKSPVAHKSPPPRRHRSPSRSRVDRGRSPRRYSRSRRVSPSPRRRRVSRSPRRYNRYSVSRSRSRSRYDRYGSRRRPSPLPRRRRSDSRRRSRSPRRQRDRRERSRERRRSRSRTRSKSRRSTLSYSPVRKNPERYKHILEDKKKRDPKKNHDNKRKSRSISKTRKIRTITPRVRLRSSSEDETDMADEEPKPEDEERLKELHTLKRLQSGLAAKARESIGKKVISPVKIKIEKKEDSVLDIALPIDPPKMIQNIVGPMQEKSKSKSPISHLPAIQSPVSSRSPSPALPLTREEAAIKIRSPSESPPPLPQTLNKINSTSPSLATKTNHRPKSPIVVKKTSPILLRKNSSESKSSSHSPPVSQKEAPIKLRSPSESPPPIPANTTKAKRPDSPTASKKNSPISRKHSPRDKSYSRSRSRSYTRSVSPEKRSSRSPRCRSRSPSRDKKSRSLSRSKKSPTPRHRSPTSPSKSKKSPKSPARTKRVTRSRSSSESKHSASRSPSHSKKSPSHSPEKSRSRSRTRSLSKRSRSRSLSKKSRSRSLSKKSRSRSLSKKSRSRSLSKKSRSRSRSLSRISRDKEKRSRSRSSSRSSLSSRHSRRSFSSSSRSSSSVSSRSSRSTSSSSASSRSRSPSIPRRHGSPSFLDRRRITRDRSRDRHRR; encoded by the exons ATGTACAATGGTATCGGATTGCAGACACCGCGTGGCTCAGGGACAAATGGACATGTCCAAAGAAATTGGGCGATTGTACGCAAAACGAAAGAGAAGGTTACATATAAGTCTGACGAAGGGAAATTAGATCAGCTCAACAAGCAACCGAACAAGGAGATTCTTGACCATGTTAGGAAACGGAAGGTTGAAGTTAAGTGTGCAGAATTGGCTGATATATTGGAGGAACAAGG TTTTACAACTGAGGAAGTAAAAAAGAAAGTAGAGTCATACAGATCTATGTTAATGGGAAGCGAAGCCAAACCACCGGTACCTAGAGATGAATTTGGCCGTGTAAA TGTTCGCGAGACACATCAGATTGCCGAGGCGCAGCAAGAGAAAAATGCAAAGCTACGAGAAGCATTCGGTATATCGGAGTTCTTCGTGGAGGGAAGTAGCCTAGATCCGGAGAGACACGCGCGCGAGGCTGAAGCGAGAGCTGCTGCTAGCAAAGTGTACGAATTGGTGAGAACGCCAAGCCCGGCGCCGGATACCACGTCTGCCccagaaaagaagaaaagaaaacgatCCGGTAGCACTAGCaagaagaaaaaaggaaagaagcACAAGAAGGAAAG GTCGGAATCTCCTAAGGCTagcaagaaaaaagaaaagtcgaagaagaagaaaaaggagaaaaagCACAAGAAGGCTGAGGCTAGTTCCTCTGATAGCGAATCCAGTGATGCGTCGGATGATAGCAG TTCCTCAGAAACTGAgtcaaagaagaaaaagaaaaagaagaagaaaaagtccAAAGCTGAGGCAAAAGAAAAGCATGAG AAGAAAAAAGCAGCTGTCAAGAGGAAGCATCAGTCATCTGAGAGCTCGTCCGACAG CTCCCCAGAGAGACCCAAAAAGTCTATGAAACATGATAAAGCCGTAGAAAAAGCAAAGAACGACGAGCCAGAAACTACGGCCAAAGAGCTACGATCAAACCGATCGCCGAAGAAACAAGAAAGGGGTCGAAACGAGACTCCGCCTCCAAAAAAGAAAGATTCTCCCGTTAAAAAAACAGCTCCTGAGAAGAAGGAGAAGTCACCGGTTGCACACAAAAGCCCACCGCCAAGGCGTCACAGATCACCGTCGAGGAGCAGAGTCGATAGAGGAAGGTCTCCTAGACGGTATTCAAGGTCACGGCGAGTGAGTCCCTCGCCTAGAAGGAGGAGAGTGTCGAGGTCACCTAGGAGATACAACAGATACTCGGTATCCAGAAGCAGAAGTCGATCGAGGTACGATCGCTATGGATCTCGGCGCAGACCGTCACCTCTTCCTAGGCGTAGGAGGTCCGACTCCAGAAGAAGGTCAAGATCTCCCAGAAGACAGAGGGACAGACGAGAAAGATCTAGAGAGCGCCGCAGGAGCCGTAGCAGGACCAGAAGCAAGTCCAGGCGATCTACTCTGAGCTACTCCCCTGTAAGAAAGAACCCCGAACGATACAAGCATATCCTGGAAGACAAAAAGAAGCGAGATCCGAAGAAGAACCATGACAACAAGCGTAAATCTCGGTCGATCTCCAAAACCAGAAAGATCAGAACTATAACGCCCAGGGTAAGGCTCCGCTCCTCCAGCGAAGATGAAACCGACATGGCGGACGAAGAGCCGAAACCGGAAGATGAAGAACGGTTGAAGGAATTGCACACTCTGAAGCGTCTGCAGAGTGGGCTGGCAGCTAAGGCCAGGGAGTCCATCGGGAAAAAAGTTATAAGCCCTGTGAAGATAAAGATAGAGAAGAAAGAGGACAGCGTACTCGATATTGCTTTACCGATCGATCCACCGAAAATGATACAGAACATTGTTGGTCCCATGCAGGAGAAATCTAAGTCAAAGTCGCCGATATCGCATCTACCTGCCATCCAATCGCCGGTGTCCAGCAGATCACCTTCGCCGGCATTACCGCTCACACGGGAGGAGGCAGCTATAAAGATACGATCTCCTAGCGAGTCTCCTCCTCCGTTGCCCCAAACATTGAACAAGATAAACTCTACCTCACCGAGTCTAGCTACCAAGACAAACCATCGTCCTAAGTCTCCGATCGTTGTGAAAAAAACCTCCCCAATCTTATTGAGGAAGAACTCGTCGGAAAGCAAATCGTCTTCGCATTCGCCACCGGTCTCTCAGAAAGAAGCTCCCATAAAGCTGCGTTCTCCTAGCGAGTCTCCGCCTCCGATACCAGCTAACACGACCAAGGCGAAACGGCCAGATTCTCCGACCGCTTCGAAGAAGAACTCACCAATTTCCAGGAAGCACTCTCCAAGAGACAAATCCTACTCCAGATCACGTTCCAGATCCTACACGAGATCAGTATCCCCGGAGAAACGGTCTTCCAGATCTCCCAGATGCCGATCAAGGTCGCCCTCGAGGGACAAAAAGTCGCGTTCTTTGTCAAGAAGCAAGAAGTCACCTACTCCTAGACATAGGTCACCCACGTCTCCATCAAAGTCCAAGAAGTCACCTAAGTCTCCAGCCAGGACGAAGAGGGTGACCAGATCACGATCTTCCTCGGAGTCAAAACACTCTGCATCCAGGTCGCCTTCGCACTCCAAGAAGTCTCCCTCCCACTCGCCGGAGAAGTCCAGGTCCAGGAGCAGGACAAGGTCGTTGTCGAAGAGGTCCAGAAGCCGTTCTTTATCGAAGAAGTCGAGGAGCAGGTCGCTGTCCAAGAAATCACGGAGCAGATCGCTGTCGAAGAAGTCCAGGAGTAGATCCTTGTCGAAGAAGTCGAGGAGCAGATCAAGGTCATTGTCCAGGATATCGCGTGACAAAGAGAAAAGAAGTCGCAGCAGGAGCAGTTCGCGTTCTTCTTTAAG TTCAAGACACAGTCGTAGGAGTTTTTCTAGTTCATCAAGATCATCCAGCAGCGTCTCCAGCAGATCCTCCCGTTCGACATCTAGTTCTTCAGCTTCCAGCCGATCTCGATCCCCGTCTATACCGCGACGCCATGGTTCTCCAAGTTTCCTAGACAGGCGTCGAATCACGAG GGACAGATCAAGGGACAGGCATAGAAGATAA
- the Srrm234 gene encoding serine-arginine repetitive matrix 2/3/4 isoform X2, with product MTMSVTVPTPLKPARGRGPADGRAFFETLWRGNFFLDRQKVMKRSRKRKLQAANGKKRAQLQMRQHCCCCQRIQLHLLAGRRSNMRSVVSVRETHQIAEAQQEKNAKLREAFGISEFFVEGSSLDPERHAREAEARAAASKVYELVRTPSPAPDTTSAPEKKKRKRSGSTSKKKKGKKHKKERSESPKASKKKEKSKKKKKEKKHKKAEASSSDSESSDASDDSSSSETESKKKKKKKKKKSKAEAKEKHEKKKAAVKRKHQSSESSSDSSPERPKKSMKHDKAVEKAKNDEPETTAKELRSNRSPKKQERGRNETPPPKKKDSPVKKTAPEKKEKSPVAHKSPPPRRHRSPSRSRVDRGRSPRRYSRSRRVSPSPRRRRVSRSPRRYNRYSVSRSRSRSRYDRYGSRRRPSPLPRRRRSDSRRRSRSPRRQRDRRERSRERRRSRSRTRSKSRRSTLSYSPVRKNPERYKHILEDKKKRDPKKNHDNKRKSRSISKTRKIRTITPRVRLRSSSEDETDMADEEPKPEDEERLKELHTLKRLQSGLAAKARESIGKKVISPVKIKIEKKEDSVLDIALPIDPPKMIQNIVGPMQEKSKSKSPISHLPAIQSPVSSRSPSPALPLTREEAAIKIRSPSESPPPLPQTLNKINSTSPSLATKTNHRPKSPIVVKKTSPILLRKNSSESKSSSHSPPVSQKEAPIKLRSPSESPPPIPANTTKAKRPDSPTASKKNSPISRKHSPRDKSYSRSRSRSYTRSVSPEKRSSRSPRCRSRSPSRDKKSRSLSRSKKSPTPRHRSPTSPSKSKKSPKSPARTKRVTRSRSSSESKHSASRSPSHSKKSPSHSPEKSRSRSRTRSLSKRSRSRSLSKKSRSRSLSKKSRSRSLSKKSRSRSLSKKSRSRSRSLSRISRDKEKRSRSRSSSRSSLSSRHSRRSFSSSSRSSSSVSSRSSRSTSSSSASSRSRSPSIPRRHGSPSFLDRRRITSARKRPIPYHRPTPTPPSSPSSSDSSRHSNWSSPSHRSSCSPSRSPSYTR from the exons ATGACCATGTCCGTGACGGTGCCAACTCCGCTGAAACCGGCGCGTGGACGCGGTCCGGCCGACGGTCGCGCATTTTTCGAAACGCTATGGCGGGGAAACTTTTTCCTGGACCGGCAGAAGGTCATGAAACGGTCACGGAAACGCAAATTGCAAGCGGCGAACGGAAAGAAACGTGCACAGCTGCAGATGCGACAGCACTGTTGCTGTTGCCAGCGCATACAACTTCACCTGCTCGCCGGACGGCGAAGCAATATGCGCTCCGTTGTTAG TGTTCGCGAGACACATCAGATTGCCGAGGCGCAGCAAGAGAAAAATGCAAAGCTACGAGAAGCATTCGGTATATCGGAGTTCTTCGTGGAGGGAAGTAGCCTAGATCCGGAGAGACACGCGCGCGAGGCTGAAGCGAGAGCTGCTGCTAGCAAAGTGTACGAATTGGTGAGAACGCCAAGCCCGGCGCCGGATACCACGTCTGCCccagaaaagaagaaaagaaaacgatCCGGTAGCACTAGCaagaagaaaaaaggaaagaagcACAAGAAGGAAAG GTCGGAATCTCCTAAGGCTagcaagaaaaaagaaaagtcgaagaagaagaaaaaggagaaaaagCACAAGAAGGCTGAGGCTAGTTCCTCTGATAGCGAATCCAGTGATGCGTCGGATGATAGCAG TTCCTCAGAAACTGAgtcaaagaagaaaaagaaaaagaagaagaaaaagtccAAAGCTGAGGCAAAAGAAAAGCATGAG AAGAAAAAAGCAGCTGTCAAGAGGAAGCATCAGTCATCTGAGAGCTCGTCCGACAG CTCCCCAGAGAGACCCAAAAAGTCTATGAAACATGATAAAGCCGTAGAAAAAGCAAAGAACGACGAGCCAGAAACTACGGCCAAAGAGCTACGATCAAACCGATCGCCGAAGAAACAAGAAAGGGGTCGAAACGAGACTCCGCCTCCAAAAAAGAAAGATTCTCCCGTTAAAAAAACAGCTCCTGAGAAGAAGGAGAAGTCACCGGTTGCACACAAAAGCCCACCGCCAAGGCGTCACAGATCACCGTCGAGGAGCAGAGTCGATAGAGGAAGGTCTCCTAGACGGTATTCAAGGTCACGGCGAGTGAGTCCCTCGCCTAGAAGGAGGAGAGTGTCGAGGTCACCTAGGAGATACAACAGATACTCGGTATCCAGAAGCAGAAGTCGATCGAGGTACGATCGCTATGGATCTCGGCGCAGACCGTCACCTCTTCCTAGGCGTAGGAGGTCCGACTCCAGAAGAAGGTCAAGATCTCCCAGAAGACAGAGGGACAGACGAGAAAGATCTAGAGAGCGCCGCAGGAGCCGTAGCAGGACCAGAAGCAAGTCCAGGCGATCTACTCTGAGCTACTCCCCTGTAAGAAAGAACCCCGAACGATACAAGCATATCCTGGAAGACAAAAAGAAGCGAGATCCGAAGAAGAACCATGACAACAAGCGTAAATCTCGGTCGATCTCCAAAACCAGAAAGATCAGAACTATAACGCCCAGGGTAAGGCTCCGCTCCTCCAGCGAAGATGAAACCGACATGGCGGACGAAGAGCCGAAACCGGAAGATGAAGAACGGTTGAAGGAATTGCACACTCTGAAGCGTCTGCAGAGTGGGCTGGCAGCTAAGGCCAGGGAGTCCATCGGGAAAAAAGTTATAAGCCCTGTGAAGATAAAGATAGAGAAGAAAGAGGACAGCGTACTCGATATTGCTTTACCGATCGATCCACCGAAAATGATACAGAACATTGTTGGTCCCATGCAGGAGAAATCTAAGTCAAAGTCGCCGATATCGCATCTACCTGCCATCCAATCGCCGGTGTCCAGCAGATCACCTTCGCCGGCATTACCGCTCACACGGGAGGAGGCAGCTATAAAGATACGATCTCCTAGCGAGTCTCCTCCTCCGTTGCCCCAAACATTGAACAAGATAAACTCTACCTCACCGAGTCTAGCTACCAAGACAAACCATCGTCCTAAGTCTCCGATCGTTGTGAAAAAAACCTCCCCAATCTTATTGAGGAAGAACTCGTCGGAAAGCAAATCGTCTTCGCATTCGCCACCGGTCTCTCAGAAAGAAGCTCCCATAAAGCTGCGTTCTCCTAGCGAGTCTCCGCCTCCGATACCAGCTAACACGACCAAGGCGAAACGGCCAGATTCTCCGACCGCTTCGAAGAAGAACTCACCAATTTCCAGGAAGCACTCTCCAAGAGACAAATCCTACTCCAGATCACGTTCCAGATCCTACACGAGATCAGTATCCCCGGAGAAACGGTCTTCCAGATCTCCCAGATGCCGATCAAGGTCGCCCTCGAGGGACAAAAAGTCGCGTTCTTTGTCAAGAAGCAAGAAGTCACCTACTCCTAGACATAGGTCACCCACGTCTCCATCAAAGTCCAAGAAGTCACCTAAGTCTCCAGCCAGGACGAAGAGGGTGACCAGATCACGATCTTCCTCGGAGTCAAAACACTCTGCATCCAGGTCGCCTTCGCACTCCAAGAAGTCTCCCTCCCACTCGCCGGAGAAGTCCAGGTCCAGGAGCAGGACAAGGTCGTTGTCGAAGAGGTCCAGAAGCCGTTCTTTATCGAAGAAGTCGAGGAGCAGGTCGCTGTCCAAGAAATCACGGAGCAGATCGCTGTCGAAGAAGTCCAGGAGTAGATCCTTGTCGAAGAAGTCGAGGAGCAGATCAAGGTCATTGTCCAGGATATCGCGTGACAAAGAGAAAAGAAGTCGCAGCAGGAGCAGTTCGCGTTCTTCTTTAAG TTCAAGACACAGTCGTAGGAGTTTTTCTAGTTCATCAAGATCATCCAGCAGCGTCTCCAGCAGATCCTCCCGTTCGACATCTAGTTCTTCAGCTTCCAGCCGATCTCGATCCCCGTCTATACCGCGACGCCATGGTTCTCCAAGTTTCCTAGACAGGCGTCGAATCACGAG TGCCAGGAAGCGACCAATTCCATATCACCGACCTACTCCGACACCACCTTCTTCACCGAGTAGCTCAGATAGCAGCAGACATAGTAATTGGTCAAGTCCGAGTCACCGATCAAGTTGTTCCCCGAGTCGGAGTCCATCGTACACGCGTTGA